In Dyadobacter subterraneus, a single genomic region encodes these proteins:
- the tssD gene encoding type VI secretion system tube protein TssD yields the protein MAFSSTLTVDGDHEYTVMYMRFELHQTVDDAMSVTSPIQWAHLYVEVEMVLDDFLVEWASKPSQKYDLTIEQFGEHGAFKTLSFKDAVCIEFVEMFDDGSDDLDIALTKRLENFITCLTITASNVEVDEAKLENF from the coding sequence ATGGCTTTCAGTTCCACTTTGACCGTCGACGGCGATCACGAATATACTGTGATGTACATGCGATTTGAACTTCATCAAACCGTAGATGACGCGATGTCGGTCACCTCGCCTATTCAATGGGCTCATTTGTATGTTGAAGTGGAAATGGTGCTGGATGACTTTTTGGTGGAATGGGCAAGCAAGCCGTCTCAAAAATATGATTTGACTATCGAACAGTTTGGCGAACACGGTGCTTTTAAAACGCTGAGTTTCAAAGATGCTGTTTGTATCGAATTTGTTGAAATGTTTGATGACGGGTCCGACGATCTGGACATTGCGCTCACAAAACGTCTGGAGAATTTCATTACCTGCCTGACAATCACTGCATCCAATGTGGAAGTGGACGAAGCCAAACTGGAAAATTTTTAA
- a CDS encoding DUF5458 family protein: MPTEKTLNEEQGSAGFREHAAIPLEKGLPLLAKYGSYDLVETIIEGAGNINPEKKARKKIFLTEADKKKERQQLKKRLELWTELLGSSESIAEMIEKGQNQADAASELLKENLGKAVELIRPLEQSYRSVATFFKNTEQEKVKNVTFLNADPDQIKDLDVTTFADAVGEELAAKFDRLDLRENYSILNVPGYLGSGKVVDKWAKMAHKNKVMLVTDFEHLDAPEDVMELFEAANLTGGSAHLSNVMMTCNWLVGRAKHADLDEEDDLYIPPSTALAGNVYKTLMSQVAAGKKHGTLNEVDGVRFPLKKSEIADLEKMGLIPMVNEYNKVMAFSAKTLFNGDNVGLQTYSVVRVFDYITKVLIDFLNRRAFENFDYNTKNDLKKQIIKFLDSVTGPGKLIEKFSVMRFEQDKNQKDKVYLDIHMIPYFPAKNFMIALTGQKGEDLDATAWAAEYAQQ, from the coding sequence ATGCCAACTGAAAAAACATTAAATGAAGAGCAAGGTTCAGCGGGTTTCCGCGAACATGCTGCGATACCTTTGGAAAAAGGACTGCCTCTTTTAGCAAAATACGGAAGCTACGATCTGGTGGAAACCATCATCGAAGGCGCGGGAAATATTAATCCAGAGAAAAAAGCCAGAAAAAAGATTTTCCTTACCGAGGCCGATAAGAAAAAAGAACGGCAGCAACTTAAAAAGCGCCTTGAACTCTGGACCGAACTTCTTGGAAGCTCGGAAAGTATTGCCGAAATGATTGAAAAAGGACAAAATCAAGCGGATGCCGCTTCCGAGCTTTTAAAGGAAAACCTTGGAAAAGCTGTCGAATTGATCCGGCCGTTGGAACAATCCTATCGCTCAGTCGCGACTTTTTTCAAAAATACGGAACAGGAAAAAGTTAAAAATGTAACTTTTTTAAATGCTGATCCTGACCAAATAAAAGATCTGGATGTGACCACATTTGCTGATGCCGTCGGGGAAGAGCTTGCTGCAAAATTTGACCGGCTTGATCTGCGTGAAAACTATTCGATTCTAAATGTTCCCGGTTATCTGGGTTCAGGTAAGGTCGTTGATAAATGGGCAAAAATGGCGCACAAAAACAAGGTAATGCTTGTGACAGATTTTGAACATCTCGACGCACCGGAAGATGTCATGGAGCTTTTCGAAGCAGCAAACCTGACGGGCGGATCAGCGCATTTATCCAATGTGATGATGACCTGCAACTGGCTGGTTGGCAGAGCAAAACATGCTGACCTGGATGAAGAGGATGACCTTTACATTCCGCCTTCCACTGCTCTGGCCGGTAATGTATACAAAACTTTAATGTCGCAGGTAGCTGCCGGAAAAAAACACGGAACGCTAAATGAGGTGGATGGCGTACGTTTTCCGCTTAAAAAATCGGAGATCGCTGATCTTGAAAAAATGGGTTTGATACCGATGGTAAATGAATACAACAAGGTAATGGCGTTTTCCGCCAAGACACTTTTCAACGGAGATAATGTCGGGCTTCAAACCTATTCTGTCGTTCGGGTTTTTGATTATATCACAAAGGTACTGATCGACTTTTTAAATCGCCGGGCGTTCGAAAATTTCGATTATAACACTAAAAACGATCTCAAAAAACAGATTATCAAATTTCTGGACAGCGTAACCGGACCTGGGAAACTGATCGAAAAGTTTAGCGTGATGCGTTTCGAGCAGGACAAAAATCAAAAAGACAAGGTATATCTGGACATTCATATGATCCCCTATTTCCCGGCCAAAAACTTTATGATCGCACTGACCGGACAAAAAGGAGAAGATCTGGACGCAACCGCATGGGCTGCTGAATATGCACAGCAGTAA
- a CDS encoding PAAR domain-containing protein, giving the protein MGQPAARVGDMHVCPMVTPGLPPIPHVGGPILPPGAPMVLIGGMPAAALGDMCVCVGPPDAIVLGSTSVLISGKPAARMGDMTAHGGSILAGCPTVLIGG; this is encoded by the coding sequence ATGGGACAACCAGCAGCAAGAGTCGGAGACATGCATGTATGTCCGATGGTTACACCAGGCCTTCCTCCTATCCCGCATGTGGGCGGTCCTATCCTTCCGCCGGGTGCGCCCATGGTGTTGATCGGAGGAATGCCAGCGGCGGCATTGGGCGATATGTGCGTTTGTGTAGGTCCTCCTGACGCTATCGTATTGGGATCCACAAGTGTACTTATTTCGGGTAAACCTGCGGCAAGAATGGGTGACATGACCGCGCACGGCGGAAGTATTTTGGCTGGCTGCCCCACTGTTTTAATTGGCGGCTGA
- a CDS encoding OmpA family protein, with product MKLFIYFLSITSLYAQCGFLEGTVTDVSGSKPLVATVFSKSEQGKTRMGKTSEKGMFRFEIPCDLSALVIESKGYQSLTVPVYIDQKNDVTFFVPLKLLPIGKQTKDEPYAQSEQTHLVLKDSTTSVPKIIRRILVEDAISKEILPANICLYYTHKQARECFDLTKSDPGIEIAFPENDIVAMEVKSPGYQSYNGNLILDQAQDSTRTYTLKLNRQHTILSVNIANPHAGLHARLREGNGENIEMERVNNGHFYTEAAAGRIYKLELTGQNRNIELATAMASLKEGITLKSFRLPAKDSLKPEKRTAEAFFTVENRTLYFPQSDYKLPPDSENYLDSLAEWISANKDKSLSINGYTDNVGNASLNLTLSEYRVRVITRYLVNKGVDENRIKAQGLGSKFPVAPNDTEKNRRKNRRVEVQIIDLPERTY from the coding sequence GTGAAACTATTCATCTATTTTCTCAGCATCACTTCGCTTTATGCCCAATGCGGGTTTCTGGAAGGCACGGTTACAGATGTAAGCGGCTCAAAACCGCTTGTCGCTACCGTATTTTCCAAAAGCGAACAGGGTAAAACAAGAATGGGAAAAACCAGCGAAAAAGGTATGTTCCGGTTCGAAATTCCTTGTGACCTCTCTGCTCTGGTTATTGAATCAAAAGGTTACCAGTCGCTTACAGTGCCGGTTTATATTGACCAAAAAAATGATGTTACCTTTTTTGTACCACTTAAACTTTTACCCATTGGTAAGCAAACCAAGGACGAGCCATATGCGCAGTCAGAACAAACACATTTGGTATTAAAAGACAGCACGACAAGCGTACCAAAAATCATTCGGCGGATTTTAGTAGAAGATGCAATTTCCAAAGAAATATTACCGGCAAACATTTGTCTTTACTACACGCACAAACAAGCCAGGGAATGTTTCGATCTGACAAAATCCGATCCTGGAATTGAAATAGCATTTCCGGAAAATGATATTGTGGCGATGGAAGTCAAATCTCCAGGCTATCAATCCTACAACGGAAATTTGATACTGGACCAGGCACAGGATAGTACGCGGACATACACGTTAAAGCTCAATCGTCAGCACACCATTTTGTCTGTAAATATTGCCAATCCTCACGCCGGATTACATGCCCGTTTAAGAGAAGGAAATGGTGAAAATATCGAAATGGAAAGGGTAAACAACGGACACTTTTATACAGAAGCCGCAGCTGGCAGAATATATAAACTGGAATTGACTGGTCAAAACCGCAACATAGAACTTGCTACGGCTATGGCTTCTCTGAAAGAAGGAATTACCTTAAAATCTTTCCGTTTGCCAGCCAAAGACAGCCTTAAACCAGAAAAGCGAACAGCGGAAGCTTTTTTTACAGTTGAAAACAGAACGCTTTATTTCCCTCAAAGCGATTATAAACTGCCCCCTGATTCCGAAAATTACCTCGATTCACTGGCCGAATGGATTTCTGCCAATAAAGATAAATCATTGTCTATCAATGGATATACTGACAATGTAGGTAATGCATCGCTCAATCTTACACTTTCAGAATACAGGGTACGGGTTATTACCCGATATCTCGTGAATAAAGGTGTAGACGAAAACCGGATAAAAGCGCAGGGACTGGGAAGCAAATTCCCGGTAGCACCAAATGATACAGAGAAAAACAGACGAAAAAACAGACGGGTTGAAGTTCAAATCATTGATTTACCAGAAAGAACCTATTGA
- a CDS encoding ATP-dependent Clp protease ATP-binding subunit produces MQTEALKYAITVAQSLAREYRQERFGPAHLLMGVLHNDAGLASELVMAQKDVAYLRDWAEVRLEESPKSIKVPESPQPDSLATSCLELAELISLQLNRDTDPLCVLASLLKPGVGFSAEQLKSLPLTQKEVLAMSQQTAGDQAPDNQDEKTISGNGPGNTAKPASGFLEKYTSDKTKRAAEGKIDSVIGRDREIRQMAEILGRRSKPNVILIGEPGVGKSALVEGFAQLITQKKVPLLLQNARLLELDTGALVAGASYKGEIEERLKGILNELKSLDKAVLFIDEIHILLDPKGSVGAGVAQLLKPELARGELTLIGATTPEEYRKYIEKDEAFSRRFEILHVDEPDEATAIRMIQHIIPVYEAHHNLKLEEETISEAVKLSKRYLKERRLPDVALDLLDRTMAAMRLMEEVSENELTVLQTELDALMAVDEAERVHELRWFLRQLPNRLSPLLVGQLDQQDEELDTAESIYTHLTTKLSALQQLASRHSQSVGKQEIAAVIAHKTGIPLGKLQSSERDKLLGINEVLKKRVVGQDQAVKALSEAILESRSGLIKAGQPIGSFFLLGPTGTGKTEIAKALADFLFNDESFLIRFDMSEFKEEHSAALLYGAPPGYVGYEEGGLLVNKIRQKPYSVVLFDEIEKAHPSVFDLFLQILDEGKLHDRLGKEGDFSNAVILFTSNIGQEKIVEQFNQGSLPKSSDLMDIMAKHFRPEFLARLTEIVPFAPISEENVVKIFDIHLKSLTDLMEKQGITLRMTDEARKHIAMQGFTPRYGVRPLKGVIRNILRRPISRMIISGDVGKGSVIILDLDSSGEVIWKTEENEVTQEA; encoded by the coding sequence ATGCAAACCGAAGCACTTAAATACGCCATTACCGTTGCGCAATCGCTTGCCCGCGAATACCGGCAAGAGCGTTTTGGACCCGCTCATCTTTTAATGGGGGTTCTGCATAATGATGCAGGCCTTGCCTCTGAGCTCGTCATGGCACAAAAAGATGTTGCATACCTACGGGATTGGGCAGAAGTAAGATTAGAGGAAAGTCCGAAATCCATAAAAGTACCGGAATCGCCCCAACCGGATTCCCTGGCAACTTCTTGCCTGGAACTTGCAGAGTTAATTTCTTTGCAATTGAACCGGGATACAGATCCGCTTTGTGTGCTCGCGTCACTTTTAAAACCAGGTGTAGGTTTTTCCGCCGAACAGCTCAAATCGCTTCCGCTTACACAAAAAGAAGTTTTGGCCATGAGCCAGCAAACGGCTGGTGATCAGGCTCCGGATAATCAGGATGAAAAAACAATATCCGGAAACGGTCCCGGTAATACAGCGAAACCGGCATCCGGTTTTCTTGAAAAATATACTTCCGACAAAACCAAAAGAGCTGCCGAAGGCAAAATAGATTCTGTAATTGGCCGCGACCGGGAAATCAGACAAATGGCTGAGATTTTGGGAAGAAGGAGTAAACCAAACGTAATTTTGATTGGCGAGCCCGGTGTAGGAAAATCTGCTTTGGTAGAAGGTTTCGCACAACTCATTACTCAGAAAAAAGTGCCCTTGTTGTTGCAAAATGCCCGTTTACTTGAACTTGATACAGGCGCACTTGTGGCGGGAGCCTCTTACAAAGGTGAAATTGAAGAGCGCCTGAAAGGAATTTTGAATGAGTTGAAGAGTCTGGATAAAGCAGTTTTATTTATTGATGAAATACATATCCTTCTTGATCCGAAAGGCTCAGTCGGCGCGGGTGTTGCGCAACTTTTAAAACCTGAACTTGCCCGTGGCGAATTGACACTGATCGGTGCAACGACACCGGAAGAATATCGAAAATACATCGAAAAGGACGAAGCATTCAGCAGAAGATTTGAAATCCTGCACGTTGATGAACCTGACGAAGCCACCGCTATTCGTATGATCCAACACATTATACCGGTGTATGAAGCGCATCACAATTTGAAGCTTGAAGAAGAAACGATCAGCGAAGCCGTTAAACTTTCTAAAAGGTATCTTAAAGAACGACGACTGCCGGATGTTGCACTGGATCTGCTTGACAGAACCATGGCTGCGATGCGGCTTATGGAAGAAGTTTCTGAAAACGAACTGACCGTTCTTCAAACAGAACTTGATGCTTTAATGGCTGTTGATGAAGCAGAAAGAGTTCATGAATTGCGTTGGTTTTTAAGGCAACTACCCAATCGCCTCAGTCCACTTTTGGTTGGTCAGCTCGACCAGCAGGATGAAGAACTTGATACTGCTGAAAGTATTTACACCCATCTTACTACCAAACTTTCGGCATTACAACAACTGGCATCCAGACATTCCCAAAGTGTTGGGAAACAGGAAATTGCTGCGGTGATAGCACATAAAACAGGAATTCCGCTGGGCAAACTTCAAAGCTCTGAAAGAGATAAATTGCTGGGAATAAATGAGGTATTGAAGAAAAGAGTCGTTGGTCAGGATCAGGCTGTCAAGGCTTTGAGCGAAGCTATACTGGAATCAAGATCAGGATTAATTAAGGCCGGACAGCCGATTGGATCTTTCTTTCTTTTAGGTCCGACGGGAACCGGAAAAACAGAAATTGCAAAGGCACTTGCGGATTTTCTTTTCAACGACGAATCATTTTTGATCCGTTTTGATATGTCTGAATTTAAGGAAGAACATTCAGCAGCTTTGCTTTACGGCGCTCCTCCGGGTTATGTCGGTTATGAAGAAGGCGGACTTCTGGTGAATAAAATTCGACAAAAACCTTACTCGGTGGTACTGTTTGATGAAATTGAAAAGGCTCATCCATCAGTTTTTGATTTGTTTTTACAGATTCTGGATGAAGGAAAACTGCACGACAGGCTTGGAAAAGAAGGTGATTTTTCAAACGCGGTAATTCTTTTTACTTCCAATATCGGGCAGGAGAAAATTGTAGAGCAGTTTAATCAGGGAAGTTTGCCAAAATCATCCGATCTGATGGATATCATGGCAAAACATTTCCGCCCTGAATTTCTGGCCCGACTTACCGAAATTGTCCCGTTTGCGCCAATTTCAGAAGAAAACGTTGTGAAAATATTTGACATCCATCTGAAAAGTCTGACCGATCTGATGGAAAAACAGGGAATTACACTGCGAATGACCGACGAAGCAAGAAAACATATTGCCATGCAGGGATTTACGCCGCGTTATGGAGTGCGTCCATTGAAAGGTGTGATCCGGAATATTTTAAGAAGACCTATCAGCCGGATGATAATTTCCGGTGATGTTGGCAAAGGATCCGTGATTATCCTGGATCTGGACAGCAGCGGTGAGGTCATTTGGAAAACAGAAGAAAACGAAGTTACGCAGGAAGCTTAA
- a CDS encoding response regulator transcription factor produces MALVRLQLCLSVLLMELTKREQEILDLIMEELSSKQIAEKLEVSISTVETYRRSLFRKFGVRTVIGLVKAAMKLNN; encoded by the coding sequence ATGGCGCTTGTAAGGTTGCAACTTTGTCTAAGTGTTTTACTTATGGAACTGACAAAGCGCGAACAGGAAATTTTAGACCTCATCATGGAGGAGCTCAGCTCAAAGCAGATTGCTGAAAAGCTTGAAGTAAGTATTTCTACCGTTGAAACATACAGGCGCAGCCTGTTCAGAAAATTTGGAGTACGCACTGTTATCGGGCTTGTGAAAGCAGCCATGAAATTAAATAATTAA